The DNA segment gagaaggcgtccctgccaagaaacaaagaagtcatgtaaatacatccatacatccatctcggatgacgaatttactttcctgaagaggagcaggtcaCAGTCACGCGCATTTGTAAATgcgattttagtgtctcccacggggaaggaacgatgtcagtcggcatgaaaaatccaagtcattagtgaatgacagagaacatgaaacatgaacatgaaaaattatggttattttatatttcttaaatttattattacctaatttcttaaaatgtaagggatactggagcctggttgcggtggtgggatggctcgcgggtgccggaaaatttcctttattttcaaatccaaaccttgacaggtatgctgctgactgttccaaatcatgggtgcatgttacaagtgcggaacatattttaacttagtactaacttagcatcatatttgatctgattcgactgaatattccaggtttccatctctcatgcatctggtgtgacgtgttttcagactctcaggctggcgcaaagaaatcttacggcaagtctattttacactagtataaacgtaaaatcagcgacaccaaaggcgttagagtagtttgcaaaacctacagactatttaaaaggtaacacaactgttgcatacgttttatatgtgtgttatctgggtgtgtagacttgtggcgaattgaacgtctcactccggttagtattttcccgtaaatctcccttataataatatatatatatatatatattaaattatatatatatatatatatatatatatatatatattatatagttgctggatcttatatagtggtaagatcgccgcctttcacacgggagaccggggttcgaatcccggttgtggccagaaacaactgctatcacaactagagattgatgaggtacaacacgaaacatgaaaaattaatagaaaatgtgcaatgaaaataaaatgtaaatgacaaatggttattttatatttcttgtacacctTGTACACCTaatttcttaaaatgtaagggatactggagcctggttgcggtggtgggatggctcgcgcgggcggcgagaatagtttagcttaacttcccttaacttttcccattcattttcaatggtagtgcttaacagtacaCAAAAgcaatgacgttttacccttatcactaccgacagtcgacacaactggattttggaaaagagcagcagagagtgagtagtatttcagtaaatttggtgattcacctaaaagaaaaaccgcccggtcgaacggaaaggacgactttccaaggtaaactgaacagcaatcttatattttcttaaatattccgatgtatttcacattccaaaatcgaactggatgctgtacgttttacggagcccctcgcgaagctctctgtgtaatgctgaagtagttattcactcgctccataggtagcattgcttttgaaatatttaataattaatattcaatttttaatgcacaatttaaataaaaacatgtttgactttggaaattaaggcgggtaccgtttataagaattccactcatcgtgaggaatccaaaagtatcttttattagtggcccggtaaagcagtacatttattaagctagacagtgtccatttatggaaaacgagtaatttgcagtaaaacgagcatacactggtcaagtagaatgagtctaggcagatgagacagaataaactggattaccgtttataaactaaccttatatatatagtgtattatacatatactaattctgcacgttcctatatgcaaggtactgtgacggtaactttcctgtaagtcattgatatttaactacaacttttttatgcatattgtttgctggcattgccgttaacttggatattaaagaattcctcacataatcgttaagtattaaacctactaaagttgttcaaacaaaccttgttttaggttaaagcaagtcagttagaagctattacacttactttgctaccaaatggcaaaggtgtcagatcacagaattcttgtttataattccatgcccttctgtgtttctttacgcctgtcaactaccacctgtcaaaagtgaggatgagaatttggttgggtttggagtccgtgctggcaagacctggaaggatatttgggacagtagggatgatgggtatgaggctgttatcctcaaacaacaatgcgtaccaggcagcaaaatgtaccgactacagcagtacctgaggctgaagcacagcaatcttcagatgacactggaggcttctgctccctcaagaccagcacttccagacacttctactaatcctccaggttggctgacagtttcatatatgtggttctgtgcattgattatgtcttttattcatatctattttgttttatagaaatagaggaagatgaggaattggagaggatgatgctttgttggtccccttccaaaaccgaaggcccgatgagtgagaatctcatatgcatgcacacacacaaacagtcactcttcaggattcagtataaattaaggaatcaatattatttgtggttcatttgtggttttttcactttgctttcaggtttgcaagttgttggagtccatgatgctaaaggttctttcccttcaattatggaggataattctggatgtcatgatcagaatttttcatccaagttctttattattcatcttgttttggccacgttcaggcccgttttgatgcctgtgttctgtttgttccattgttcaagactatgcagccagagatgacctggagggagtttcaaaaatctcctttttatgaggctgaaaagcagcgttggtcagcggagagaaaaaagtaacacactacctgctacttcaagagcagcgttatttgtaaaaattgtaaatgttttccatatacactctgtccactttattaagaacagctattttgtgtctgggctcatttttcactgacaaataatgcatggcaacaggtgggttacaatcagattgtaaaaattgccgctgttaggtaggttttcttaaagaagtggcaagcatagtttttttttaaaacaaaaaaagtaaagattgttttatattctttatagttcagtattgtttgaatatacacttgcagcattttaacatatggttaatatgttccttgtttgttcctgattctctaaggtcataaattatccctgagcatctctcaaagtgtggggcagttaccccaatggctaaattccccatcgtgaccctttcagatctgtcctattaatcattccctatccactggctaaatctctcttgtctcatcaccacctcaaccagtgtggtgagtctaagaaagtgttacggcgtcagtcaggagttttgggcacacctacctatagaattgtttctttgtactattctttacattttgtaatatttataaagacatcataactataaagtaatacacatggaattatgcactactcagaaaagttatttaaaaaaaataatttgttgggggggacaattctgttggaactcagaaggttgccggttcaaatcccagggctggccgagtgatcccaccattgggcccttgagcaaggcccttaaccccagctgctccagggactgactgatcctgctttctactttatactagtttaatgaggtggcctcctggaatgcttttccagctctcctgaaggagccgtctcatatatgctgagcactcagccgattttctttaactctctggtcagactccttgaaaaacatttctactgggtttagctcaagtatccaggtaatatgacccagtccctttgtaggcagagtggtgtgtccaaattactgactggtactgtatgtctaactatctgacagttgttaaaatgctgcagcatcactgttagtattgtcataacaatgctatttttaattatgctttttgttttgattcaggattcaatgagtcatttgttaacatgctacaaaatgcatgcattaacactgctgtttaagaaaattaatcatttcatctatttaatatttgacatacactaccgttcaattatataccctgtgacaagacttgattggggtcagttttatcctacaaaaggataatgacccaaaccaaacctccaaaatgtgttagcaatatttaaagaataagcagtcagacataccaggagattgatgcagaggactgccagttgctgataataggcctctatatgtagatgtggataaaattttgtgaattgcatgaaaatgtgtttttctttggaaaacaaagaaatttgcatgtgatcccaaacttttgagcggtaatgtatatcttgggggtggcatggtggtgcagtggttagcactgttgcctcacacctctgggacccaggtttgagtcgccgcctgtgtcacatgtgtgtggagtttgcatgttctccccatgtcgtcgtggggggtactccggtttccccccacagtccaaaaacatgctgaggctaattggagttgctaaattgcccataggtgtgcatgtgagagtgaatggtgtgtgagtgtgccctgcgatgggctggccccccatcctgggttgttccctgcctcgtgcccattgcttccgggataggctccggacccccgtgacccagtagaataagcggtttggaaaatggatggatggatggatgtatatcttatcatacccctgagtatgagaacctgagtacttgtctctttctgtgtaaatagactcaataaacaatacattttattcataactgtctatgtctgtttaattaccacagcgacataaataaataaataaataaaattgtaaccatagttttaagctgtttattaaatacatcaatatcaagaaaacgaagaataatggatgaatgtgattacaagaaatggagaaatttgttcatgcttttttgaaaacatgcctcaaaatgattagcatttcaatctaacttgaaatgtatcagaaaaaaaatcattaacggagattttgcagcgccggggagggtctcttcgcttcgcaaaaaaaatccttcaatttcattggctgccactgtgttatggctatacgcgaccggcccccgcgtgacaggcggggatactcaccactatactaacgaggaaatTTACGCGCACTGCTTTTACatattcaagataaacagcggatgactattaacatttgcgagtaatcaatgattgtacaaaattttctttcttacacaaagaaaatgttgagggcagaatgaaaaatgattgtctgtcgtctatctgaaccaatcagactgtccgtcgtctatctgaaccaatcagactgtccgtcgtctatctgaaccaatcagactgtccgtcgtctatctgaaccaatcagattgtccgtcgtctatctgaaccaatcagattgtccgtcgtctatctgaaccaatcagattgtccgtctatctgaaccaatcagattgtttttcttacacaaaaaattattccgttttcaaaacacttttgtgcaagaaatgctcccatgagcctgtgtttagtgcctacagaggtcttctttttgccactggtacaggagagtacgggtcccaccttgccacagccaggcacctccacgccatcgacgggccgcggaatctcgatggagcgcacgttgccgtacttgcaacactcctcccggatgtcctccaggatctcctcgtagtcctcgtcgtccaccagctcctcgggcatgaccatgttgaggaggcacagcacctccgtgggcatgccggagctctgcagccgctgcagccctggaacctgcagcgtcaccggcgtctcgatgatggccgtctgtcccggggggcgacaagagtgtcagataccccctgatcgtccaatcgtctcgagtaacagcgagaaatttacatggacccaaataaacccaagaaataggggcattaagcttcctgggaggcacccaggaaccaagttgggtttaggacatcagaaaggcggcagccgagggcaaatactcacagcgttggcattcttagcccccacgcttgcccgctggacgatgagcttcttgtctccgagctgcatgccattgagtccagccacggcctgcgggatgcatcccacacaagcgtcagcaattccatccggaagccccgagtcaccccagaccttccagctgctgccccacctcacgcacctggtcagtggcactgatgtccacgtattcacagaaagcgtaacccttagacagtgacgtggcactgtccttcacaaggttgaaggccttaagaggtccgaacgacgtcaagagttccttcacctgggcaagaggaggagacgcggggggggcgattagcccgacagtccaggcacggcgcctcgctagaaatgctaatcttaactgtgggagaagcagcatgttaaactttgcaaaacgacatgaggaaacagtgaagacatcaggaaaatggctttatgacaagtggctcgacattacggtgcaacactagagctcaaagccccctgtgccctttctgcatgacttacttactgggagcgtacaaaagtaactattttgattcttgtcaatgaatgataacacagattccccccccccatcctacagcatatacaacacaactgaattcctaatcaagttctctgataattccaactacgaattttgaaatatggaccgagttgcatctgattttaagggccacaataattaagctagatggtatataaaaaaaaaaactaaataaaaacagctaattatatgttaagtgttccatgtatacaatgtggagggggggggggcgactcggcagaacacaaacccagccgaatcactgacttcctgttcttaaaaccaagaaccacattggtgcagttaattagagggacaaagcctacaggagataaactcacaggtaaagctaagagccgccacagggtcctgctaaaggggccacggcttgaagccaaacaggacgaaatagctctgctaacatcattcctcacttattctacaggaatctactgtaaagccgcattaaccactgacttcagaaaggagtcacctgggacactggcagccacaagagggcgctacctcctaccttctcttaggggcaaaaaaaaaaaaaaatcaaatttataccctgtgatcagcataataagtctctccccagccttcaacccccaaaaaaaggaccccatatgcttaagagcactccaggacagagcccccccacaggggcaggccgtcgacagggaggatatccgtgcgagggacggaatgtcttacttgccttgtgttacatgttggcatggcagcagtaggtcagtactactgaacaaattatgagcgaagacttaacgatcttacaggcccctagctggggacaaagtggggaacaaaaatgaaagagctgtaagtatcaaagcggtagcagggactgcaaaaaaaatgtaaacaccaggatacaagcagcggtttccatttcacctgtctatggcacatttactggctttgacgtgaaatacattaacagttctgctggattcaaactctctccccccagtgctgctttggtacagcctt comes from the Brienomyrus brachyistius isolate T26 unplaced genomic scaffold, BBRACH_0.4 scaffold1387, whole genome shotgun sequence genome and includes:
- the LOC125730560 gene encoding splicing factor U2AF 65 kDa subunit-like, which translates into the protein MVGSQMTRQARRLYVGNIPFGLTEEAMADFFNTQMRLAGLCQGPTNPVLAVQINQDKNFAFLEFRSVDETTQAMAFDGIIFQGQSLKIRRPHDYRPLPGISEQPAFHVPGVVSTVVPDSPHKLFVGGLPNYLSDDQVKELLTSFGPLKAFNLVKDSATSLSKGYAFCEYVDISATDQAVAGLNGMQLGDKKLIVQRASVGAKNANATAIIETPVTLQVPGLQRLQSSGMPTEVLCLLNMVMPEELVDDEDYEEILEDIREECCKYGNVRSIEIPRPVDGVEVPGCGKVGPVLSCTSGKKKTSVGTKHRLMGAFLAQKCFENGIIFCVRKTI